One Dermatophagoides farinae isolate YC_2012a chromosome 6, ASM2471394v1, whole genome shotgun sequence genomic window carries:
- the LOC124493678 gene encoding uncharacterized protein LOC124493678 isoform X4 — translation MTGFLFIDNDGKQISSIFLRIVIFFMTIVANIVLADNKSFIVRGNNVTEWQSIRYAYKSPYGLSNRLKCDGSIHQQFNECERTAHHTWQVTIDDYFYQSKKFCCFIWQTLDCERDVAAKCSVDYAKKLEANAEQSYKSMCDVVGSARDSWTCWFTGERTDTILWIIGIVLLILATICACMGIRLYNSNKTKPEMEIQKIGKSTEMHLSIANYAANLRQVSASDAPIKQPQTRGNRSFLLPDGGGSITDPPLPSGVSKNISSSASRTPTPVMRPERATTPVMKPKGASVPKNIASSASKAPTPVMKPEGASVPKNIPSSASKAPTPVMKPEGASVPKNIPSSASKAPTPVMKPEGASVPKNIASSASKAPTPVMKPEGASVPKNIPSSASKAPTPVMKPEGASVPKNIPSSASKAPIPVMQPEGTSVPKNIPSSASKAPIPVMQPEGTSVPKNIPSSASKAPIPVMQPEGTSVPKNIPSSASSNTAAIHGLENVSPSSSVHRGGYSSGTLTPASSRNSFGSDITQVLSQPTNSKIQRHSSLPDLKSTQPATIERLSKSLISVQDQQSPLSSASSTSSYLSASDGYATDSSGLVMIAGSKKPRFQANTSSSSVLGRQIDTPSLQQTSPPPPSPTAPVGNVLEQIPQMDAHTPRKFVLQPPIRLDRTQSEIITGSRQTLLPKSASSPSIFYPEMDAPSPTAPVGNVLDQIPQMDTHTPRKFVLQPPIRLDRTQSQIITGSRPAILQKSTSSPSIFYPEIDAPSSSTSTTPTPATSVDNILDQIPQMDAHTPRKFVFQPPIRLDRTQSEIITGSRQAILQKSTSSPSIFYPELDVPSSSTSTTPSPATSVDNILDQIPQMDTHTTRKYVLQPPIRLDRTQSEIITGSRQTILPKSTSSPSIFYPELEAPSSSTSTPSPTPSVDNVSVSSSRPLSPALSETSDIHPSIGSNKALATTEPVNSSIDVIKDVNISRGPSFKSAKKTIEKKFAYEPRSTVVTNLDSFETRRQSIAEKMTTIVRHLFSFSGTSYTRPVSRSTTAISPQPSPSPSSSSTSTSSSSTSTPSSSTSIPDMTATTDMTRVIQELDALSKLRNLDSTP, via the exons ATGACcggatttttgtttatagATAATGATGGCAAACAAATCTCTTCAATATTTTTGAGGATAGTCATCTTCTTCATGACGATTGTTGCAAATATTGTGTTGGCtgataataaatcattcatAGTGCGAGGTAATAATGTAACCGAATGGCAATCTATACGATATGCATACAAATCCCCCTATGGTCTATCCAATAGATTAAAATGTGATGGAtcgattcatcaacaatttaatGAATGTGAACGAACAGCACATCATACGTGGCAAGTgaccattgatgattat ttttatcaatcaaaaaagtTTTGCTGTTTCATCTGGCAAACACTTGATTGTGAAAGAGATGTTGCTGCAAAATGTAGTGTTGATTATGCAAAGAAACTTGAAGCTAACGCTGAACAATCATACAAATCAATGTGCGATGTAGTTGGTTCAGCTCGTGATTCATGGACATGTTGGTTTACAGGTGAAAGAACGGATACGATTCTTTGGATTATCGGAATTGTACTTCTTATCTTAGCGACCATCTGTGCATGCATGGGAATTAGACTTTACAATAGTAATAAAACAAA ACCTGAAATGGAAATccaaaaaattggaaaatcaaCAGAAATGCATTTATCTATTGCAAATTATGCTGCCAATTTGAGACAGGTATCAGCATCTGATGCGCCAATAAAACAACCACAAACTCGAGGAAACCGATCATTTTTACTTCCCGATGGAGGTGGCTCCATAACGGATCCACCATTGCCAAGTGgtgtttcaaaaaatatcTCTTCATCTGCATCAAGAACACCGACTCCAGTAATGCGACCCGAAAGAGCAACAACTCCAGTAATGAAACCCAAAGGAGCAAGTGTTCCAAAGAATATCGCTTCATCTGCATCAAAAGCACCAACTCCAGTAATGAAACCCGAAGGAGCAAGTGTTCCAAAGAATATCCCTTCATCTGCATCAAAAGCACCAACTCCAGTAATGAAACCTGAAGGAGCAAGTGTTCCAAAGAATATCCCTTCATCTGCATCAAAAGCACCAACTCCAGTAATGAAACCCGAAGGAGCAAGTGTTCCAAAGAATATCGCTTCATCTGCATCAAAAGCACCAACTCCAGTAATGAAACCCGAAGGAGCAAGTGTTCCAAAGAATATCCCTTCATCTGCATCAAAAGCACCAACTCCAGTAATGAAACCTGAAGGAGCAAGTGTTCCAAAGAATATCCCTTCATCCGCATCAAAAGCGCCAATTCCAGTAATGCAACCCGAAGGAACAAGTGTTCCAAAGAATATTCCATCATCTGCATCAAAAGCACCAATTCCAGTAATGCAACCCGAAGGAACAAGTGTTCCAAAGAATATTCCATCATCTGCATCAAAAGCACCAATTCCAGTAATGCAACCCGAAGGAACAAGTGTTCCAAAGAATATTCCATCATCTGCATCAAGTAACACCGCCGCTATACATGGTTTGGAAAATGTAAGTCCTAGTTCATCGGTTCATAGAGGAGGATATTCAAGCGGCACCCTGACCCCAGCTTCATCGAGAAATAGTTTTGGGTCAGATATTACTCAAGTGTTATCTCAACCAACAAACTCCAAAATTCAACGACATTCATCGCTACCTGATCTAAAATCGACACAACCAGCAACAATTGAGCGATTGAGTAAGAGTCTTATTTCTGTTCAAGATCAACAAAGCCCCTTATCATCAGCctcatcgacatcatcatatttgtcGGCAAGTGATGGTTATGCTACCGATAGTTCTGGTTTGGTAATGATTGCAGGATCAAAGAAACCAAGATTTCAAGCAAACACAAGTTCCTCATCCGTTCTCGGGAGACAAATAGATACACCATCATTGCAACaaacatcaccaccaccaccatctcCAACAGCACCTGTTGGCAACGTCTTAG AACAAATTCCTCAAATGGACGCACATACACCTAGAAAATTTGTTCTTCAGCCTCCCATTCGATTAGACCGCACTCAATCGGAAATAATTACAGGATCGAGACAAACATTATTGCCAAAAAGCGCAAGTTCACCATCTATTTTCTATCCCGAAATGGACGCACCATCCCCAACAGCACCTGTTGGTAACGTTTTAg ATCAAATTCCTCAAATGGACACTCATACACCGAGAAAATTTGTTCTTCAGCCTCCCATCCGATTAGACCGCACTCAGTCTCAAATAATTACAGGATCGAGACCAGCGATATTGCAAAAAAGCACGAGTTCACCATCTATTTTCTATCCCGAAATAGAcgcaccatcatcatcaacatcaacaacaccgACCCCGGCAACATCTGTTGACAACATTTTAg ATCAAATTCCTCAAATGGACGCTCATACACCtagaaaatttgtttttcagcCTCCCATCCGATTAGACCGCACTCAGTCGGAAATAATTACAGGATCGAGACAAGCGATATTGCAAAAAAGCACGAGTTCACCATCCATTTTCTATCCCGAACTAGAcgtaccatcatcatcgacatcaacAACACCATCCCCGGCAACATCTGTTGACAACATTTTAg ATCAAATTCCCCAAATGGACACTCATACAACTAGAAAATATGTTCTTCAACCTCCCATCCGTTTAGATCGCACTCAATCGGAAATAATTACAGGATCGAGACAAACAATATTGCCAAAAAGCACAAGTTCACCATCCATTTTCTATCCAGAACTAGAagcaccatcatcatcgacatccaCACCATCCCCGACACCATCTGTTGACAACGTTTCGG TCTCATCATCTAGACCACTATCACCGGCACTATCTGAAACATCTGATATTCATCCAAGTATTGGATCGAATAAAGCATTAGCAACAACAGAACCAGTAAATTCATCTATAGATGTCATTAAAGATGTTAATATAAGTCGTGGTCCAAGTTTTAAatcggcaaaaaaaacaattgaaaaaaaatttgcatatgAACCTCGATCAACTGTCGTTACTAATTTGGATAGTTTCGAAACAAGAAGACAATCGATCGCTgagaaaatgacaacaatagTGCGAcatttattttcgttttctggAACATCATACACGAGACCAGTATCAAGATCAACCACTGCTATTTCACCtcaaccatcaccatcaccatcatcgtcgtcaacCTCGACATCATCGTCTTCAACCTCGACACCATCGTCTTCAACCTCGATACCAGATATGACAGCAACAACGGATATGACACGAGTCATACAAGAATTGGATGCATTGAGTAAATTACGAAATTTAGATTCAACACCAtaa
- the LOC124493678 gene encoding uncharacterized protein LOC124493678 isoform X6, which translates to MTGFLFIDNDGKQISSIFLRIVIFFMTIVANIVLADNKSFIVRGNNVTEWQSIRYAYKSPYGLSNRLKCDGSIHQQFNECERTAHHTWQVTIDDYFYQSKKFCCFIWQTLDCERDVAAKCSVDYAKKLEANAEQSYKSMCDVVGSARDSWTCWFTGERTDTILWIIGIVLLILATICACMGIRLYNSNKTKPEMEIQKIGKSTEMHLSIANYAANLRQVSASDAPIKQPQTRGNRSFLLPDGGGSITDPPLPSGVSKNISSSASRTPTPVMRPERATTPVMKPKGASVPKNIASSASKAPTPVMKPEGASVPKNIPSSASKAPTPVMKPEGASVPKNIPSSASKAPTPVMKPEGASVPKNIASSASKAPTPVMKPEGASVPKNIPSSASKAPTPVMKPEGASVPKNIPSSASKAPIPVMQPEGTSVPKNIPSSASKAPIPVMQPEGTSVPKNIPSSASKAPIPVMQPEGTSVPKNIPSSASSNTAAIHGLENVSPSSSVHRGGYSSGTLTPASSRNSFGSDITQVLSQPTNSKIQRHSSLPDLKSTQPATIERLSKSLISVQDQQSPLSSASSTSSYLSASDGYATDSSGLVMIAGSKKPRFQANTSSSSVLGRQIDTPSLQQTSPPPPSPTAPVGNVLDQIPQMDAHTPRKFVLQPPIQLDRTQSQIITGSRPAILQKSASSPSIFYPEMDAPSPTAPVGNVLDQIPQMDAHTPRKFVFQPPIRLDRTQSEIITGSRQAILQKSTSSPSIFYPELDVPSSSTSTTPSPATSVDNILDQIPQMDTHTTRKYVLQPPIRLDRTQSEIITGSRQTILPKSTSSPSIFYPELEAPSSSTSTPSPTPSVDNVSVSSSRPLSPALSETSDIHPSIGSNKALATTEPVNSSIDVIKDVNISRGPSFKSAKKTIEKKFAYEPRSTVVTNLDSFETRRQSIAEKMTTIVRHLFSFSGTSYTRPVSRSTTAISPQPSPSPSSSSTSTSSSSTSTPSSSTSIPDMTATTDMTRVIQELDALSKLRNLDSTP; encoded by the exons ATGACcggatttttgtttatagATAATGATGGCAAACAAATCTCTTCAATATTTTTGAGGATAGTCATCTTCTTCATGACGATTGTTGCAAATATTGTGTTGGCtgataataaatcattcatAGTGCGAGGTAATAATGTAACCGAATGGCAATCTATACGATATGCATACAAATCCCCCTATGGTCTATCCAATAGATTAAAATGTGATGGAtcgattcatcaacaatttaatGAATGTGAACGAACAGCACATCATACGTGGCAAGTgaccattgatgattat ttttatcaatcaaaaaagtTTTGCTGTTTCATCTGGCAAACACTTGATTGTGAAAGAGATGTTGCTGCAAAATGTAGTGTTGATTATGCAAAGAAACTTGAAGCTAACGCTGAACAATCATACAAATCAATGTGCGATGTAGTTGGTTCAGCTCGTGATTCATGGACATGTTGGTTTACAGGTGAAAGAACGGATACGATTCTTTGGATTATCGGAATTGTACTTCTTATCTTAGCGACCATCTGTGCATGCATGGGAATTAGACTTTACAATAGTAATAAAACAAA ACCTGAAATGGAAATccaaaaaattggaaaatcaaCAGAAATGCATTTATCTATTGCAAATTATGCTGCCAATTTGAGACAGGTATCAGCATCTGATGCGCCAATAAAACAACCACAAACTCGAGGAAACCGATCATTTTTACTTCCCGATGGAGGTGGCTCCATAACGGATCCACCATTGCCAAGTGgtgtttcaaaaaatatcTCTTCATCTGCATCAAGAACACCGACTCCAGTAATGCGACCCGAAAGAGCAACAACTCCAGTAATGAAACCCAAAGGAGCAAGTGTTCCAAAGAATATCGCTTCATCTGCATCAAAAGCACCAACTCCAGTAATGAAACCCGAAGGAGCAAGTGTTCCAAAGAATATCCCTTCATCTGCATCAAAAGCACCAACTCCAGTAATGAAACCTGAAGGAGCAAGTGTTCCAAAGAATATCCCTTCATCTGCATCAAAAGCACCAACTCCAGTAATGAAACCCGAAGGAGCAAGTGTTCCAAAGAATATCGCTTCATCTGCATCAAAAGCACCAACTCCAGTAATGAAACCCGAAGGAGCAAGTGTTCCAAAGAATATCCCTTCATCTGCATCAAAAGCACCAACTCCAGTAATGAAACCTGAAGGAGCAAGTGTTCCAAAGAATATCCCTTCATCCGCATCAAAAGCGCCAATTCCAGTAATGCAACCCGAAGGAACAAGTGTTCCAAAGAATATTCCATCATCTGCATCAAAAGCACCAATTCCAGTAATGCAACCCGAAGGAACAAGTGTTCCAAAGAATATTCCATCATCTGCATCAAAAGCACCAATTCCAGTAATGCAACCCGAAGGAACAAGTGTTCCAAAGAATATTCCATCATCTGCATCAAGTAACACCGCCGCTATACATGGTTTGGAAAATGTAAGTCCTAGTTCATCGGTTCATAGAGGAGGATATTCAAGCGGCACCCTGACCCCAGCTTCATCGAGAAATAGTTTTGGGTCAGATATTACTCAAGTGTTATCTCAACCAACAAACTCCAAAATTCAACGACATTCATCGCTACCTGATCTAAAATCGACACAACCAGCAACAATTGAGCGATTGAGTAAGAGTCTTATTTCTGTTCAAGATCAACAAAGCCCCTTATCATCAGCctcatcgacatcatcatatttgtcGGCAAGTGATGGTTATGCTACCGATAGTTCTGGTTTGGTAATGATTGCAGGATCAAAGAAACCAAGATTTCAAGCAAACACAAGTTCCTCATCCGTTCTCGGGAGACAAATAGATACACCATCATTGCAACaaacatcaccaccaccaccatctcCAACAGCACCTGTTGGCAACGTCTTAG ATCAAATTCCTCAAATGGACGCTCATACACCTAGAAAATTTGTTCTTCAGCCTCCCATCCAATTAGACCGCACTCAGTCTCAAATAATTACAGGATCGAGACCAGCGATATTGCAAAAAAGCGCAAGTTCACCATCTATTTTCTATCCCGAAATGGACGCACCATCCCCAACAGCACCTGTTGGTAACGTTTTAg ATCAAATTCCTCAAATGGACGCTCATACACCtagaaaatttgtttttcagcCTCCCATCCGATTAGACCGCACTCAGTCGGAAATAATTACAGGATCGAGACAAGCGATATTGCAAAAAAGCACGAGTTCACCATCCATTTTCTATCCCGAACTAGAcgtaccatcatcatcgacatcaacAACACCATCCCCGGCAACATCTGTTGACAACATTTTAg ATCAAATTCCCCAAATGGACACTCATACAACTAGAAAATATGTTCTTCAACCTCCCATCCGTTTAGATCGCACTCAATCGGAAATAATTACAGGATCGAGACAAACAATATTGCCAAAAAGCACAAGTTCACCATCCATTTTCTATCCAGAACTAGAagcaccatcatcatcgacatccaCACCATCCCCGACACCATCTGTTGACAACGTTTCGG TCTCATCATCTAGACCACTATCACCGGCACTATCTGAAACATCTGATATTCATCCAAGTATTGGATCGAATAAAGCATTAGCAACAACAGAACCAGTAAATTCATCTATAGATGTCATTAAAGATGTTAATATAAGTCGTGGTCCAAGTTTTAAatcggcaaaaaaaacaattgaaaaaaaatttgcatatgAACCTCGATCAACTGTCGTTACTAATTTGGATAGTTTCGAAACAAGAAGACAATCGATCGCTgagaaaatgacaacaatagTGCGAcatttattttcgttttctggAACATCATACACGAGACCAGTATCAAGATCAACCACTGCTATTTCACCtcaaccatcaccatcaccatcatcgtcgtcaacCTCGACATCATCGTCTTCAACCTCGACACCATCGTCTTCAACCTCGATACCAGATATGACAGCAACAACGGATATGACACGAGTCATACAAGAATTGGATGCATTGAGTAAATTACGAAATTTAGATTCAACACCAtaa
- the LOC124493678 gene encoding uncharacterized protein LOC124493678 isoform X3, producing MTIVANIVLADNKSFIVRGNNVTEWQSIRYAYKSPYGLSNRLKCDGSIHQQFNECERTAHHTWQVTIDDYFYQSKKFCCFIWQTLDCERDVAAKCSVDYAKKLEANAEQSYKSMCDVVGSARDSWTCWFTGERTDTILWIIGIVLLILATICACMGIRLYNSNKTKPEMEIQKIGKSTEMHLSIANYAANLRQVSASDAPIKQPQTRGNRSFLLPDGGGSITDPPLPSGVSKNISSSASRTPTPVMRPERATTPVMKPKGASVPKNIASSASKAPTPVMKPEGASVPKNIPSSASKAPTPVMKPEGASVPKNIPSSASKAPTPVMKPEGASVPKNIASSASKAPTPVMKPEGASVPKNIPSSASKAPTPVMKPEGASVPKNIPSSASKAPIPVMQPEGTSVPKNIPSSASKAPIPVMQPEGTSVPKNIPSSASKAPIPVMQPEGTSVPKNIPSSASSNTAAIHGLENVSPSSSVHRGGYSSGTLTPASSRNSFGSDITQVLSQPTNSKIQRHSSLPDLKSTQPATIERLSKSLISVQDQQSPLSSASSTSSYLSASDGYATDSSGLVMIAGSKKPRFQANTSSSSVLGRQIDTPSLQQTSPPPPSPTAPVGNVLEQIPQMDAHTPRKFVLQPPIRLDRTQSEIITGSRQTLLPKSASSPSIFYPEMDAPSPTAPVGNVLDQIPQMDTHTPRKFVLQPPIRLDRTQSQIITGSRPAILQKSTSSPSIFYPEIDAPSSSTSTTPTPATSVDNILDQIPQMDAHTPRKFVLQPPIQLDRTQSQIITGSRPAILQKSASSPSIFYPEMDAPSPTAPVGNVLDQIPQMDAHTPRKFVFQPPIRLDRTQSEIITGSRQAILQKSTSSPSIFYPELDVPSSSTSTTPSPATSVDNILDQIPQMDTHTTRKYVLQPPIRLDRTQSEIITGSRQTILPKSTSSPSIFYPELEAPSSSTSTPSPTPSVDNVSVSSSRPLSPALSETSDIHPSIGSNKALATTEPVNSSIDVIKDVNISRGPSFKSAKKTIEKKFAYEPRSTVVTNLDSFETRRQSIAEKMTTIVRHLFSFSGTSYTRPVSRSTTAISPQPSPSPSSSSTSTSSSSTSTPSSSTSIPDMTATTDMTRVIQELDALSKLRNLDSTP from the exons ATGACGATTGTTGCAAATATTGTGTTGGCtgataataaatcattcatAGTGCGAGGTAATAATGTAACCGAATGGCAATCTATACGATATGCATACAAATCCCCCTATGGTCTATCCAATAGATTAAAATGTGATGGAtcgattcatcaacaatttaatGAATGTGAACGAACAGCACATCATACGTGGCAAGTgaccattgatgattat ttttatcaatcaaaaaagtTTTGCTGTTTCATCTGGCAAACACTTGATTGTGAAAGAGATGTTGCTGCAAAATGTAGTGTTGATTATGCAAAGAAACTTGAAGCTAACGCTGAACAATCATACAAATCAATGTGCGATGTAGTTGGTTCAGCTCGTGATTCATGGACATGTTGGTTTACAGGTGAAAGAACGGATACGATTCTTTGGATTATCGGAATTGTACTTCTTATCTTAGCGACCATCTGTGCATGCATGGGAATTAGACTTTACAATAGTAATAAAACAAA ACCTGAAATGGAAATccaaaaaattggaaaatcaaCAGAAATGCATTTATCTATTGCAAATTATGCTGCCAATTTGAGACAGGTATCAGCATCTGATGCGCCAATAAAACAACCACAAACTCGAGGAAACCGATCATTTTTACTTCCCGATGGAGGTGGCTCCATAACGGATCCACCATTGCCAAGTGgtgtttcaaaaaatatcTCTTCATCTGCATCAAGAACACCGACTCCAGTAATGCGACCCGAAAGAGCAACAACTCCAGTAATGAAACCCAAAGGAGCAAGTGTTCCAAAGAATATCGCTTCATCTGCATCAAAAGCACCAACTCCAGTAATGAAACCCGAAGGAGCAAGTGTTCCAAAGAATATCCCTTCATCTGCATCAAAAGCACCAACTCCAGTAATGAAACCTGAAGGAGCAAGTGTTCCAAAGAATATCCCTTCATCTGCATCAAAAGCACCAACTCCAGTAATGAAACCCGAAGGAGCAAGTGTTCCAAAGAATATCGCTTCATCTGCATCAAAAGCACCAACTCCAGTAATGAAACCCGAAGGAGCAAGTGTTCCAAAGAATATCCCTTCATCTGCATCAAAAGCACCAACTCCAGTAATGAAACCTGAAGGAGCAAGTGTTCCAAAGAATATCCCTTCATCCGCATCAAAAGCGCCAATTCCAGTAATGCAACCCGAAGGAACAAGTGTTCCAAAGAATATTCCATCATCTGCATCAAAAGCACCAATTCCAGTAATGCAACCCGAAGGAACAAGTGTTCCAAAGAATATTCCATCATCTGCATCAAAAGCACCAATTCCAGTAATGCAACCCGAAGGAACAAGTGTTCCAAAGAATATTCCATCATCTGCATCAAGTAACACCGCCGCTATACATGGTTTGGAAAATGTAAGTCCTAGTTCATCGGTTCATAGAGGAGGATATTCAAGCGGCACCCTGACCCCAGCTTCATCGAGAAATAGTTTTGGGTCAGATATTACTCAAGTGTTATCTCAACCAACAAACTCCAAAATTCAACGACATTCATCGCTACCTGATCTAAAATCGACACAACCAGCAACAATTGAGCGATTGAGTAAGAGTCTTATTTCTGTTCAAGATCAACAAAGCCCCTTATCATCAGCctcatcgacatcatcatatttgtcGGCAAGTGATGGTTATGCTACCGATAGTTCTGGTTTGGTAATGATTGCAGGATCAAAGAAACCAAGATTTCAAGCAAACACAAGTTCCTCATCCGTTCTCGGGAGACAAATAGATACACCATCATTGCAACaaacatcaccaccaccaccatctcCAACAGCACCTGTTGGCAACGTCTTAG AACAAATTCCTCAAATGGACGCACATACACCTAGAAAATTTGTTCTTCAGCCTCCCATTCGATTAGACCGCACTCAATCGGAAATAATTACAGGATCGAGACAAACATTATTGCCAAAAAGCGCAAGTTCACCATCTATTTTCTATCCCGAAATGGACGCACCATCCCCAACAGCACCTGTTGGTAACGTTTTAg ATCAAATTCCTCAAATGGACACTCATACACCGAGAAAATTTGTTCTTCAGCCTCCCATCCGATTAGACCGCACTCAGTCTCAAATAATTACAGGATCGAGACCAGCGATATTGCAAAAAAGCACGAGTTCACCATCTATTTTCTATCCCGAAATAGAcgcaccatcatcatcaacatcaacaacaccgACCCCGGCAACATCTGTTGACAACATTTTAg ATCAAATTCCTCAAATGGACGCTCATACACCTAGAAAATTTGTTCTTCAGCCTCCCATCCAATTAGACCGCACTCAGTCTCAAATAATTACAGGATCGAGACCAGCGATATTGCAAAAAAGCGCAAGTTCACCATCTATTTTCTATCCCGAAATGGACGCACCATCCCCAACAGCACCTGTTGGTAACGTTTTAg ATCAAATTCCTCAAATGGACGCTCATACACCtagaaaatttgtttttcagcCTCCCATCCGATTAGACCGCACTCAGTCGGAAATAATTACAGGATCGAGACAAGCGATATTGCAAAAAAGCACGAGTTCACCATCCATTTTCTATCCCGAACTAGAcgtaccatcatcatcgacatcaacAACACCATCCCCGGCAACATCTGTTGACAACATTTTAg ATCAAATTCCCCAAATGGACACTCATACAACTAGAAAATATGTTCTTCAACCTCCCATCCGTTTAGATCGCACTCAATCGGAAATAATTACAGGATCGAGACAAACAATATTGCCAAAAAGCACAAGTTCACCATCCATTTTCTATCCAGAACTAGAagcaccatcatcatcgacatccaCACCATCCCCGACACCATCTGTTGACAACGTTTCGG TCTCATCATCTAGACCACTATCACCGGCACTATCTGAAACATCTGATATTCATCCAAGTATTGGATCGAATAAAGCATTAGCAACAACAGAACCAGTAAATTCATCTATAGATGTCATTAAAGATGTTAATATAAGTCGTGGTCCAAGTTTTAAatcggcaaaaaaaacaattgaaaaaaaatttgcatatgAACCTCGATCAACTGTCGTTACTAATTTGGATAGTTTCGAAACAAGAAGACAATCGATCGCTgagaaaatgacaacaatagTGCGAcatttattttcgttttctggAACATCATACACGAGACCAGTATCAAGATCAACCACTGCTATTTCACCtcaaccatcaccatcaccatcatcgtcgtcaacCTCGACATCATCGTCTTCAACCTCGACACCATCGTCTTCAACCTCGATACCAGATATGACAGCAACAACGGATATGACACGAGTCATACAAGAATTGGATGCATTGAGTAAATTACGAAATTTAGATTCAACACCAtaa